The following proteins come from a genomic window of Burkholderia stabilis:
- a CDS encoding efflux RND transporter permease subunit — translation MAKFFIDRPIFAWVIAIILMLAGVAAIFTLPISQYPTIAPPSIQITANYPGASAKTVEDTVTQVIEQQMSGLDNFLYMSSTSDDSGNATITLTFAPGTNADIAQVQVQNKLSLATPVLPQVVQQLGLSVTKSSSSFLLVLAFNSEDGSMNKYDLANFVASHVKDPISRLNGVGTVTLFGSQYAMRIWLDPNRLTNYGLTPVDVSSAITAQNVQIAGGQIGGTPATPGTVLQATITESTLLQTPEQFGNILLKVNQDGSQVRLKDVAQIGLGGENYNFDTKYNGQPTAALGIQLATNANALATAKAVRAKIDELAPFFPHGLVVKYPYDTTPFVKLSIEEVVKTLLEGIVLVFLVMYLFLQNLRATIIPTIAVPVVLLGTFAVMSLVGFSINTLSMFGLVLAIGLLVDDAIVVVENVERVMAEEGLSPKEATRKAMGQITGALVGIALVLSAVFVPVAFSGGSVGAIYRQFSLTIVTAMVLSVLVALILTPALCATILKPIPQGHHEEKKGFFGWFNRTFNSSRDKYHVGVHHVIKRSGRWLIIYLAVIVGVGLLFVRLPKSFLPDEDQGLMFVIVQTPSGSTQETTAKTLANISDYLLKDEKEIVESAFTVNGFSFAGRGQNSGLVFVRLKDYSQRQHANQKVQALIGRMFGRYAGYKDAIVIPFNPPSIPELGTAAGFDFELTDNAGLGHDALMAARNQLLGMASKDPTLQGVRPNGLNDTPQYKVDIDREKANALGVTADAIDQTFSIAWASKYVNNFLDVDGRIKKVYVQADAPFRMTPEDMNIWYVRNGSGGMVPFSAFATGHWTYGSPKLERYNGVSAMEIQGQAAPGKSTGQAMTAMEGLAKKLPVGIGYSWTGLSFQEIQSGSQAPILYAISILVVFLCLAALYESWSIPFSVIMVVPLGVIGALLAATMRGLENDVYFQVGLLTTVGLSAKNAILIVEFARELQVTEKMGPVEAALEAARQRLRPILMTSMAFILGVMPLAISNGAGSGSQHAIGTGVIGGMITATFLAIFLIPMFFVKVRAIFSGEREDADEALRLAQEHAKHEEKPGNGDEGNKGQ, via the coding sequence ATGGCAAAGTTTTTTATCGATCGCCCGATCTTCGCGTGGGTGATCGCCATCATCCTGATGCTGGCCGGGGTTGCGGCGATCTTCACGCTACCGATCTCGCAGTATCCGACGATCGCGCCGCCATCGATCCAGATCACCGCGAACTACCCGGGCGCTTCCGCGAAGACGGTGGAAGACACGGTAACGCAGGTGATCGAGCAGCAGATGAGCGGTCTCGACAACTTCCTGTACATGTCGTCGACCAGTGACGACTCGGGCAACGCGACGATCACGCTGACCTTCGCGCCGGGCACCAACGCCGACATCGCACAGGTCCAGGTGCAGAACAAGCTGTCGCTCGCGACGCCGGTTCTGCCGCAGGTCGTGCAGCAGCTCGGTCTGTCGGTGACGAAGTCGAGCAGCAGCTTCCTGCTGGTGCTCGCCTTCAACTCCGAAGACGGCAGCATGAACAAGTACGACCTCGCGAACTTCGTGGCGTCGCACGTGAAGGACCCGATCAGCCGGTTGAACGGCGTCGGTACCGTCACGCTGTTCGGCTCGCAGTACGCGATGCGGATCTGGCTCGACCCGAACCGCCTGACGAACTACGGCCTCACGCCGGTCGACGTCAGCTCCGCGATCACCGCGCAGAACGTGCAGATCGCGGGCGGCCAGATCGGCGGCACGCCGGCCACGCCGGGCACCGTGCTGCAGGCGACGATCACCGAATCGACGCTGCTGCAGACGCCCGAGCAGTTCGGCAACATCCTGCTGAAGGTCAACCAGGACGGCTCGCAGGTTCGCCTGAAGGACGTCGCGCAGATCGGCCTCGGCGGCGAAAACTACAACTTCGACACGAAGTACAACGGTCAGCCGACCGCGGCACTCGGTATCCAGCTCGCGACCAATGCGAACGCGCTCGCGACTGCGAAGGCTGTGCGCGCGAAGATCGACGAACTGGCGCCGTTCTTCCCGCACGGTCTCGTCGTGAAGTATCCGTACGACACGACGCCGTTCGTGAAGCTGTCGATCGAGGAAGTGGTCAAGACGCTGCTCGAAGGTATCGTGCTCGTGTTCCTTGTGATGTATCTGTTCCTGCAGAACCTGCGGGCGACGATCATCCCGACGATCGCGGTGCCGGTCGTGCTGCTCGGTACGTTCGCAGTCATGTCGCTGGTGGGCTTCTCGATCAACACGCTGTCGATGTTCGGCCTCGTGCTCGCGATCGGCCTGCTGGTCGACGATGCGATCGTGGTGGTGGAGAACGTCGAGCGCGTGATGGCGGAAGAGGGCCTGTCACCGAAGGAGGCGACCCGCAAGGCGATGGGCCAGATCACCGGCGCACTCGTCGGCATCGCGCTCGTGCTGTCGGCCGTGTTCGTGCCGGTCGCGTTCTCCGGCGGTTCGGTCGGCGCGATCTATCGTCAGTTCTCGCTGACGATCGTGACGGCGATGGTACTGTCGGTGCTCGTCGCGTTGATTCTGACGCCGGCACTGTGCGCGACGATCCTGAAGCCGATCCCGCAAGGGCATCACGAAGAGAAGAAGGGTTTCTTCGGCTGGTTCAACCGCACGTTCAACAGCAGCCGCGACAAGTACCACGTCGGCGTGCATCACGTGATCAAGCGCTCGGGCCGCTGGCTCATCATCTACCTGGCCGTGATCGTCGGGGTCGGCCTGCTGTTCGTGCGCTTGCCGAAGTCGTTCCTGCCCGATGAAGACCAGGGCCTGATGTTCGTGATCGTGCAGACGCCGTCGGGTTCGACGCAGGAAACGACTGCGAAGACGCTGGCGAACATTTCCGACTACCTGCTGAAGGACGAGAAGGAAATCGTCGAATCGGCGTTCACGGTCAACGGCTTCAGCTTCGCGGGTCGCGGCCAGAACTCCGGTCTCGTGTTCGTGCGTCTGAAGGACTACTCGCAGCGTCAGCATGCAAACCAGAAGGTGCAGGCGCTGATCGGCCGGATGTTCGGGCGCTATGCGGGCTACAAGGACGCGATCGTGATCCCGTTCAACCCGCCGTCGATTCCTGAACTCGGTACGGCCGCCGGCTTCGACTTCGAGCTGACGGACAACGCCGGTCTCGGCCACGATGCGCTGATGGCCGCGCGTAACCAGTTGCTCGGGATGGCCTCGAAGGATCCGACGCTGCAGGGCGTGCGCCCGAACGGCCTGAACGACACGCCGCAGTACAAGGTCGACATCGACCGCGAGAAGGCGAATGCGTTGGGCGTGACGGCGGATGCGATCGACCAGACGTTCTCGATCGCGTGGGCGTCGAAGTACGTGAACAACTTCCTCGACGTCGACGGCCGGATCAAGAAGGTCTACGTGCAGGCCGACGCGCCGTTCCGGATGACGCCGGAAGACATGAACATCTGGTACGTGCGCAACGGGTCGGGCGGGATGGTGCCGTTCAGCGCGTTCGCGACCGGTCACTGGACGTACGGTTCGCCGAAGCTCGAGCGTTATAACGGCGTCTCGGCGATGGAAATCCAGGGTCAGGCCGCACCGGGCAAGTCGACCGGTCAGGCGATGACCGCGATGGAAGGGCTCGCGAAGAAGTTGCCGGTCGGCATCGGCTATTCGTGGACCGGCCTGTCGTTCCAGGAAATCCAGTCCGGCTCGCAGGCGCCGATCCTGTACGCGATCTCGATCCTCGTCGTGTTCCTGTGTCTGGCGGCGCTGTATGAAAGCTGGTCGATCCCGTTCTCGGTGATCATGGTGGTGCCGCTCGGCGTGATCGGCGCACTGCTCGCCGCGACGATGCGCGGCCTCGAGAACGACGTGTACTTCCAGGTCGGCCTGTTGACCACCGTGGGCTTGTCGGCGAAGAACGCGATCCTGATCGTCGAGTTCGCGCGCGAGTTGCAGGTGACGGAGAAGATGGGGCCGGTCGAGGCCGCGCTGGAAGCGGCGCGCCAGCGGCTGCGCCCGATCCTGATGACGTCGATGGCGTTCATTCTCGGCGTGATGCCGCTCGCGATCAGCAACGGCGCGGGCTCGGGGAGCCAGCACGCGATCGGCACGGGCGTGATCGGCGGGATGATCACGGCGACGTTCCTCGCGATCTTCCTGATCCCGATGTTCTTCGTGAAGGTCCGCGCGATCTTCAGCGGCGAACGGGAAGATGCCGACGAGGCATTGCGCCTGGCTCAGGAGCACGCGAAGCACGAAGAGAAGCCGGGCAACGGCGACGAAGGCAACAAGGGACAGTGA
- a CDS encoding efflux transporter outer membrane subunit: protein MMQKHALTAIAVALFATGCTMAPHYKRPDAPVAQAFPAGGVYATQPGAAGARSANGQAATAIGWREFFVDPRLQRLIEIALKNNRDLRVSVLNIEAARAQYQITRAGLFPTLSGTGTGSIQRFPAGVSTTQQPLITRSYNVGLSASWELDLFGRVQSLKDQALAQYLSTAYARQASEISLVSSVADQYLTVLSTDDLLKVTENTLKSAQASYDLTKLQFDNGTGSELDLRQAQTVVETALANQQAQARARAQAVNALVLLIGEPLPDDLPPGMPLDAQNLLTDVPAGLPSDLLTRRPDVMQAEQTLLAANANIGAARAAFFPKISLTAAFGTASPTLGGLFKAGTAAWSFAPNIALPIFEGGSNIANLDLAHVQKRIEIANYEKAIQSAFREVSDGLAARGTYDQQIAALERNEHAQQRRFDLSDLRYKNGVDSYLSVLTAQTDLYSAQQSLISARLARWTNLVDLYRSLGGGWIQRAGEAPRAPDAPVDYDKAAAPAAASATAG, encoded by the coding sequence ATGATGCAAAAACACGCTTTGACTGCAATCGCGGTCGCGCTCTTTGCCACGGGCTGCACGATGGCGCCGCATTACAAGCGGCCCGATGCACCCGTCGCACAGGCGTTCCCGGCCGGCGGCGTCTACGCGACGCAGCCGGGCGCTGCCGGCGCGCGCAGCGCCAACGGCCAGGCGGCGACCGCCATCGGCTGGCGCGAATTCTTCGTCGATCCGCGCCTGCAGCGGCTGATCGAGATCGCGCTGAAGAACAACCGCGACCTGCGTGTGTCGGTGCTGAACATCGAGGCGGCGCGTGCGCAGTACCAGATCACGCGTGCGGGCCTGTTCCCGACGCTCAGCGGTACGGGTACGGGCAGCATCCAGCGTTTCCCGGCCGGCGTGTCGACGACGCAGCAACCGTTGATCACGCGCAGCTACAACGTCGGGCTTTCCGCGTCGTGGGAGCTCGACCTGTTCGGCCGCGTGCAGAGCCTGAAGGACCAGGCGCTCGCGCAATACCTGTCGACCGCGTACGCGCGGCAGGCGTCGGAAATCTCGCTGGTGTCGTCGGTGGCCGATCAATACCTGACGGTGCTGTCGACCGACGATCTGCTGAAGGTCACGGAGAACACGCTGAAATCCGCGCAGGCGTCCTACGACCTGACGAAGCTGCAGTTCGACAACGGCACGGGCTCCGAGCTCGACCTGCGTCAGGCGCAGACGGTCGTCGAGACGGCGCTCGCGAACCAGCAGGCTCAGGCGCGCGCACGCGCACAGGCCGTGAACGCGCTGGTGCTGCTGATCGGCGAGCCGCTGCCGGACGACCTGCCGCCGGGCATGCCGCTCGACGCGCAGAACCTGCTGACGGACGTGCCGGCAGGCCTTCCGTCGGACCTGCTGACACGTCGTCCGGACGTGATGCAGGCCGAGCAGACGCTCTTGGCCGCGAATGCGAACATCGGCGCGGCACGCGCGGCGTTCTTCCCGAAGATCTCGCTGACGGCGGCGTTCGGCACCGCGAGCCCGACGCTGGGCGGCCTGTTCAAGGCCGGCACGGCGGCGTGGTCGTTCGCGCCGAACATCGCGCTGCCGATCTTCGAAGGCGGCTCGAACATCGCGAACCTCGATCTTGCGCACGTGCAGAAGCGCATCGAGATCGCGAACTACGAGAAGGCGATCCAGTCGGCGTTCCGCGAAGTGTCGGACGGGTTGGCCGCACGCGGCACGTACGACCAGCAGATTGCGGCGCTGGAGCGCAACGAGCACGCGCAGCAGCGCCGTTTCGACCTGTCGGACCTGCGTTACAAGAACGGCGTGGACAGCTACCTGTCGGTACTGACCGCGCAGACGGATCTGTACTCGGCGCAGCAGTCGCTGATCAGCGCGCGACTGGCGCGCTGGACGAACCTGGTCGACTTGTACCGCTCGTTGGGCGGCGGGTGGATTCAGCGGGCCGGCGAAGCGCCGCGCGCGCCGGATGCGCCGGTCGACTACGACAAGGCCGCCGCGCCGGCGGCTGCGTCAGCAACGGCAGGGTAA
- a CDS encoding nucleobase:cation symporter-2 family protein produces MQSNTVHPCDEVLPTGKLVTLGLQHVLVMYAGAVAVPLIVGGALKLPKDQIAFLISADLFSCGIATLIQTLGLWIFGIRLPVIMGCTFAAVGPMIAIGTNPGLGILDIFGSTIAAGIIGIVLAPLIGKLLRFFPPVVVGTVIAVIGLSLMEVGINWAAGGVGNPEYGSPVYLGLSLLVLTLILLINKFGRGFIANISVLLGIVAGFVIAFVIGRVNTDGVSLAPWVGFVMPFHFGLPHFDPLSIATMVIVMFVTFIESTGMFLAVGDMVDRPVDQDRLVRGLRVDGLGTLIGGIFNSFPHTSFSQNVGLIGVTGVKSRFVCATGGVILVLLGLFPKMAQVVASVPPFVLGGAGIVMFGMVAANGIKVLSKVDFVNNTHNLFIVAVSVGMGLVPVVSPHFFSKLPPALAPILHSGILLASATAVILNIVFNGVKGEKDARCDIRRAGHDFDGRPADVHH; encoded by the coding sequence ATGCAATCGAACACGGTCCATCCGTGCGATGAAGTGCTGCCGACCGGCAAGCTGGTAACGCTTGGCCTGCAACACGTCCTCGTCATGTACGCCGGCGCTGTCGCCGTGCCGCTTATCGTTGGCGGCGCGCTCAAGCTGCCGAAAGACCAGATCGCGTTCCTGATCAGCGCCGATCTGTTTTCGTGCGGCATCGCCACGCTGATCCAGACGCTCGGCTTGTGGATCTTCGGGATCCGCCTGCCCGTCATCATGGGCTGCACGTTCGCGGCAGTCGGCCCGATGATCGCGATCGGCACCAACCCCGGCCTCGGCATTCTCGACATCTTCGGCTCGACCATCGCGGCCGGCATCATCGGCATCGTGCTGGCGCCGTTGATCGGCAAGCTGTTGCGGTTCTTCCCGCCCGTGGTCGTCGGCACCGTGATCGCCGTGATCGGGCTGTCGCTGATGGAGGTCGGCATCAACTGGGCCGCCGGCGGCGTCGGTAACCCCGAATACGGCAGCCCGGTCTACCTCGGCCTGTCGCTGCTCGTGCTCACGCTGATCCTGCTGATCAACAAGTTCGGCCGCGGCTTCATCGCGAACATCTCGGTGCTGCTCGGCATCGTCGCCGGCTTCGTGATCGCGTTCGTCATCGGCCGCGTGAACACGGACGGTGTGTCGCTCGCGCCGTGGGTCGGCTTCGTGATGCCGTTCCACTTCGGCTTGCCGCACTTCGACCCGCTGTCGATCGCGACGATGGTCATCGTGATGTTCGTCACCTTCATCGAATCGACCGGCATGTTCCTCGCGGTCGGCGACATGGTCGATCGTCCGGTCGACCAGGATCGCCTCGTGCGCGGCCTGCGCGTCGACGGCCTCGGTACGCTGATCGGCGGCATCTTCAACTCGTTCCCGCATACGTCGTTCTCGCAGAACGTCGGCCTGATCGGCGTGACGGGCGTGAAGAGCCGGTTCGTGTGTGCGACGGGCGGCGTGATCCTCGTGCTGCTCGGCCTGTTCCCGAAGATGGCGCAGGTCGTCGCGTCGGTGCCCCCGTTCGTGCTCGGCGGCGCAGGCATCGTGATGTTCGGGATGGTGGCCGCGAACGGCATCAAGGTGCTGTCGAAGGTCGACTTCGTGAACAACACCCACAACCTGTTCATCGTCGCCGTGAGCGTCGGCATGGGCCTCGTGCCGGTCGTGTCGCCGCACTTCTTCTCGAAGCTGCCGCCCGCGCTGGCACCGATCCTGCACAGCGGCATCCTGCTGGCATCGGCAACGGCCGTGATCCTGAACATCGTGTTCAACGGCGTGAAAGGCGAAAAGGATGCGCGCTGCGACATCCGCCGCGCCGGACACGACTTCGACGGCCGTCCCGCCGACGTGCACCACTGA
- a CDS encoding xylulokinase, with the protein MRLLGIDLGTGSVKLVTLDADGVERAVASEPYALSSPQPGWAEIAPDAWWQALVRAAARLPAGEREQVEAIGFSGQMHGVVLIDAAGQPVRPALLWPDTRAVREAAAWPAAGLPDAPNPVAPGMAGPLLRWLAAHEPDALRAARWAVQPKDWLRIALGGDVAADPSDACATALATPDGAWDSALIESLGLPADRFAPVHASTARCGALGARAAAALGLPAGVPLATGAADTACAALGSGLSAAGDALLTTGSGGQIVVLADALPPARRGLHRYRAAAGGGYYTMAAMQNVGLALEAVRGWLGYPGWADAYDDAFAQPASERLCFLPYLTGERSPWMNPDARGGWLGLGLGDTRGAMMRAAFEGVAFALRAGLDAIRDADRGTGVTTLRLAGGGSVDPHWRQLLADALGASLNAIDCPNAATRGAALLAGVAIGHWREDALHALAPGASPVAAPGDDRMLAARHARFIDLYARTDAWFTTGV; encoded by the coding sequence ATGCGACTGCTTGGAATCGACCTCGGCACCGGCTCCGTCAAACTCGTCACGCTCGATGCCGACGGCGTCGAGCGTGCGGTCGCGAGCGAACCTTATGCGCTGTCGTCGCCGCAGCCCGGCTGGGCCGAGATCGCGCCCGACGCGTGGTGGCAGGCGCTCGTGCGCGCCGCCGCACGGTTGCCGGCAGGCGAGCGCGAACAGGTGGAGGCGATCGGCTTCTCGGGCCAGATGCACGGCGTCGTGCTGATCGACGCGGCCGGGCAGCCGGTGCGGCCCGCGCTGCTGTGGCCCGACACGCGGGCGGTGCGCGAAGCGGCCGCGTGGCCCGCCGCCGGATTGCCCGACGCGCCGAACCCGGTCGCGCCGGGCATGGCGGGCCCGCTGTTGCGCTGGCTGGCCGCGCACGAGCCCGATGCGCTGCGCGCCGCGCGCTGGGCCGTGCAGCCGAAGGACTGGTTGCGCATCGCGCTGGGCGGCGACGTCGCAGCCGATCCGAGCGACGCGTGCGCGACCGCGCTCGCGACGCCCGACGGCGCTTGGGATAGCGCATTGATCGAATCGCTCGGCTTGCCGGCCGACCGGTTCGCGCCGGTCCATGCGTCGACCGCGCGCTGCGGCGCGCTCGGCGCGCGGGCGGCCGCGGCGCTCGGCCTGCCGGCCGGCGTGCCGCTGGCGACGGGCGCGGCCGACACCGCATGCGCGGCACTCGGCAGCGGGCTGTCCGCCGCCGGCGACGCGCTGCTGACGACGGGTAGCGGCGGCCAGATCGTCGTGCTGGCCGATGCGCTGCCGCCCGCGCGGCGCGGGCTGCATCGCTACCGCGCGGCGGCCGGCGGCGGGTATTACACGATGGCCGCGATGCAGAACGTCGGGCTCGCGCTCGAAGCCGTGCGCGGCTGGCTCGGTTATCCGGGATGGGCGGATGCGTATGACGATGCATTCGCGCAGCCAGCGTCCGAACGATTGTGTTTCCTGCCGTACCTGACCGGCGAGCGTTCGCCGTGGATGAATCCCGATGCGCGCGGCGGCTGGCTCGGCCTCGGGCTCGGCGATACACGCGGCGCGATGATGCGCGCGGCGTTCGAAGGCGTCGCGTTCGCGTTGCGCGCAGGGCTCGATGCGATCCGTGACGCCGATCGCGGCACCGGCGTGACGACGCTGCGTCTCGCGGGAGGCGGCTCGGTCGATCCGCACTGGCGTCAGTTGCTCGCCGACGCGCTCGGCGCATCGCTCAACGCGATCGATTGCCCGAACGCCGCGACGCGCGGCGCGGCGCTGCTCGCGGGCGTGGCGATCGGGCACTGGCGGGAAGATGCGTTACACGCGCTTGCGCCGGGCGCGTCGCCGGTCGCCGCGCCCGGCGACGATCGGATGCTGGCCGCACGCCACGCACGCTTCATCGATCTGTATGCACGGACGGATGCATGGTTCACGACGGGCGTTTAA
- a CDS encoding S-(hydroxymethyl)glutathione dehydrogenase/class III alcohol dehydrogenase codes for MKTKAAIAWKAGAPLTIEEVDLEGPRAGEVLIEVKATGICHTDYYTLSGADPEGIFPAILGHEGAGVVVDVGPGVGTVRKGDHVIPLYTPECRECKFCLSRKTNLCQKIRATQGKGLMPDATSRFSLDGKPLFHYMGTSTFSNYIVVPEIAVAKVREDAPFDKICYIGCGVTTGVGAVVYSAKVEAGANVVVFGLGGIGLNVIQGAKMVGADKIIGVDINPKRVELAKKFGMTHFINPNEVENVVDHIVQLTDGGADYSFECVGNVKLMRQALECTHKGWGQSFIIGVAAAGEEISTRPFQLVTGREWKGSAFGGARGRTDVPKIVDWYMEGKINIDDLITHTLPLERINEGFDLMKQGESIRSVVLY; via the coding sequence ATGAAAACGAAAGCCGCGATTGCATGGAAGGCGGGCGCACCGCTGACGATCGAGGAAGTCGATCTCGAAGGGCCGCGCGCCGGCGAAGTGCTGATCGAAGTGAAGGCGACGGGCATCTGCCACACCGACTACTACACGCTGTCGGGCGCCGATCCGGAAGGGATCTTCCCGGCGATCCTCGGCCACGAAGGCGCGGGCGTGGTGGTCGACGTCGGCCCCGGCGTCGGCACGGTGCGCAAGGGCGACCACGTGATTCCGCTCTACACGCCCGAATGCCGCGAGTGCAAGTTCTGCCTGTCGCGCAAGACCAACCTGTGCCAGAAGATCCGCGCGACGCAGGGCAAGGGCCTGATGCCCGACGCGACGTCGCGCTTCTCGCTCGACGGCAAGCCGCTGTTCCACTACATGGGCACGTCGACGTTCTCGAACTACATCGTGGTGCCGGAGATCGCAGTCGCGAAGGTGCGCGAGGACGCCCCGTTCGACAAGATCTGCTACATCGGCTGCGGCGTGACGACGGGCGTCGGCGCGGTCGTCTACTCGGCGAAGGTCGAGGCGGGCGCGAACGTCGTCGTGTTCGGTCTCGGCGGCATCGGCCTGAACGTGATCCAGGGCGCGAAGATGGTCGGCGCGGACAAGATCATCGGCGTCGACATCAACCCGAAGCGCGTCGAGCTCGCGAAGAAGTTCGGGATGACGCACTTCATCAACCCGAACGAAGTCGAGAACGTCGTCGACCACATCGTGCAGCTGACTGACGGCGGCGCCGACTACTCGTTCGAATGCGTCGGCAACGTGAAGCTGATGCGCCAGGCGCTCGAGTGCACGCACAAGGGCTGGGGCCAGTCGTTCATCATCGGCGTCGCGGCGGCCGGCGAGGAAATCAGCACGCGTCCGTTCCAGCTCGTGACGGGCCGCGAATGGAAGGGCTCCGCGTTCGGCGGCGCGCGCGGCCGCACCGACGTGCCGAAGATCGTCGACTGGTATATGGAAGGCAAGATCAACATCGACGACCTGATCACGCACACGCTGCCGCTCGAGCGGATCAACGAAGGTTTCGACCTGATGAAGCAGGGCGAGTCGATCCGCTCGGTCGTGCTGTACTGA
- the fghA gene encoding S-formylglutathione hydrolase, whose product MLELVSSHACHGGEQRFYRHDSAAIGLPMKFSVYLPPQAAHGRVPALFYLAGLTCTDETFAIKAGAQQYAAQHGLALVMPDTSPRGAGVPGETDAWDFGVGAGFYVDATEAPWSAHYRMESYVTGELRELVAAELPIDGARLGIFGHSMGGHGALTLALRHPGLYRSVSAFAPIAAPTRCPWGEKAFSGYLGADRETWRQHDASELVARADAPKFAEGILVDQGLADQFLANQLNPDVFEAACAKAGQPLTLRRHAGYDHGYYFISTFIADHLAHHARVLVR is encoded by the coding sequence ATGCTCGAACTCGTTTCTTCGCATGCGTGCCACGGCGGCGAGCAGCGCTTCTACCGTCACGATTCGGCGGCCATCGGCCTGCCGATGAAGTTCTCGGTGTACCTGCCGCCGCAGGCCGCGCACGGCCGCGTGCCGGCGCTGTTCTATCTCGCCGGGCTCACGTGTACCGACGAGACGTTCGCGATCAAGGCCGGCGCGCAGCAATACGCGGCGCAGCATGGGCTCGCGCTCGTGATGCCCGATACGAGCCCGCGCGGCGCGGGCGTGCCGGGTGAAACCGATGCGTGGGATTTCGGCGTCGGCGCGGGCTTCTACGTCGATGCGACCGAAGCGCCGTGGTCCGCGCATTACCGGATGGAGTCGTACGTGACGGGCGAGCTGCGCGAGCTCGTCGCGGCCGAGTTGCCGATCGACGGCGCGCGGCTCGGGATCTTCGGTCACTCGATGGGCGGGCACGGCGCGCTGACGCTCGCGCTGCGTCATCCGGGCCTGTACCGGTCGGTGTCGGCGTTCGCGCCGATCGCCGCGCCGACACGCTGCCCGTGGGGCGAGAAGGCGTTCTCGGGCTACCTCGGCGCCGATCGCGAAACGTGGAGGCAGCACGACGCGAGCGAACTCGTCGCGCGCGCGGATGCGCCGAAGTTCGCGGAAGGCATCCTGGTCGACCAGGGGCTCGCCGATCAATTCCTCGCGAACCAGCTGAACCCCGACGTGTTCGAAGCCGCGTGCGCGAAGGCCGGCCAGCCGCTGACGCTGCGCCGCCATGCGGGTTACGACCACGGGTACTATTTCATCTCGACGTTCATCGCCGATCACCTCGCGCATCACGCGCGCGTGCTCGTGCGCTGA
- a CDS encoding metal ABC transporter permease: MFEYDFMINAFAASGIVAVLAGIVGYFLVLRGQTFAGHALSHVGFTGATGAVLLGISPIWGMVGFTLAAGIGMGALGEKLAGRDVAIGVILSGALGFGLLFLHFYTSFATQVTALLFGNVLAVSHDTLAVLAGIGAVSLIALALIARPLLFASLQPELAEAKGVSLRAVSMLFLAVCALAVAAATQIVGVLLVFTLLVGPAAAAQNVSTRLSTGVLLAALFALFEAWAGITLAYHTDWPTSFWITALSALVYGASLLRRN; this comes from the coding sequence ATGTTTGAATACGACTTCATGATCAACGCCTTCGCGGCGTCGGGAATCGTCGCGGTGCTCGCGGGCATCGTCGGCTACTTCCTGGTGCTGCGCGGGCAGACCTTCGCCGGCCACGCGCTGTCGCACGTCGGCTTCACCGGCGCGACGGGCGCGGTGCTGCTCGGCATCTCGCCGATCTGGGGGATGGTCGGCTTCACACTCGCGGCCGGGATCGGGATGGGCGCACTCGGCGAGAAGCTCGCGGGCCGCGACGTCGCGATCGGCGTGATCCTGTCGGGCGCGCTCGGCTTCGGCCTGCTGTTCCTGCATTTCTATACGTCGTTCGCGACGCAGGTCACCGCGCTGCTGTTCGGCAACGTGCTCGCGGTCAGCCACGACACGCTCGCGGTGCTCGCGGGCATCGGCGCGGTGAGCCTGATCGCGCTCGCGCTGATCGCGCGGCCGCTGCTGTTCGCGTCGCTGCAGCCCGAACTGGCCGAAGCCAAGGGCGTGTCGCTGCGCGCGGTGTCGATGCTGTTCCTCGCGGTGTGCGCGCTCGCGGTGGCCGCGGCCACGCAGATCGTCGGCGTGCTGCTCGTGTTCACGCTGCTGGTCGGGCCGGCTGCCGCCGCGCAGAACGTGTCGACGCGGCTGTCGACCGGCGTGCTGCTCGCCGCGCTGTTCGCGCTGTTCGAGGCGTGGGCCGGCATCACGCTCGCGTATCACACCGACTGGCCGACGAGCTTCTGGATCACCGCGCTGTCGGCGCTCGTGTACGGCGCGAGCCTGTTGCGGCGCAACTGA